A genomic stretch from Astatotilapia calliptera chromosome 4, fAstCal1.2, whole genome shotgun sequence includes:
- the LOC113020331 gene encoding uncharacterized protein LOC113020331: protein MERTTSKTCICGKLCKNQRGLKVHQARMKCLERESEVQRTGPEPGETQEEPGQEAPHRAQSLHALDSSNPSSVVPQQRIKWPPASSRSEWQKFDEDVSNIIQAVAKRDADNRLKTMTTIIVSYASERFGLIEKCNNKTPYTMNRRAMKIHQLRQELRSLKKQFKNADAEEKQALEELHNILRKKLITLRRAEWHRRRGRERARKRAAFIADPFRFSKQLLGVKRSGQLECSAEEVNNFLHETMSDPLREQDLGPNKALINPAPPSAEFKLTEPSLKEVCEVIKAARSASSPGPSGVPYLVYKRCPELLRHLWKILKVIWRRGRVADQWRCAEGVWIPKEEDSKNINQFRSISLLSVEGKVFFSVVSRRLTEFLLRNNYIDPSVQKGGIPGVPGCLEHTGVVTHLIREAHENRGDLAVLWLDLTNACGSIPHKLIGRALHLHHVPSKIKHLILDYYGNFRLRVTSGSVTSDWHRLRKGIITGCTISVTLFALAMYMVVKAAEVECRGPLTRSGVRQPPIRAYMDDLTITTSSVPGCRWILQGLESLISGARMSVKPSKSRSMVLKKGKVTDKFRFSISGTIIPSITEQPVKSLGKLFDSSLKDSTAIQKANEELGAWLIKVDKSGLPGRFKAWIYQHSILPRILWPLLVYTVPITTVESLERKISGFLRKWLGLPRSLTSAALYGTSNSVQLPFSGLTEEFKVARTREALQYRDSKDCKVALAGIEVRTGRKWKAEKAVEVAESRLRQKTLMGVLATGGAGLGYVPKAQVSRAQGKERRQLLQEEVRAGVEEERVSRAVGLKRQGAWTRWESTLQRKVTWANIMQADFHRIRFLVQAVYDTLPSPANLHLWGKSETPACPLCSGRGTLEHLLSSCPRALADGRYRWRHDQVLRVVAEKIASAISTSKHHHAPRKAISFIKAGEKPQVRPHLTTGLLNTASDWQLQADLGKQLKFPQNIAKTSLRPDMIIISEASKQLIMLELTVPWEERIEEANERKRGKYQELVQECRGRGWKTFYEPIEVGCRGFAGRSLCKALGRLGVAGAAKKRAIQAVSEAAEKATRWLWIKRADPWVATGTQVGA, encoded by the coding sequence ATGGAAAGGACTACGAGTAAGACATGTATCTGCGGCAAGCTGTGTAAGAACCAGCGTGGCCTAAAGGTCCATCAGGCTAGAATGAAATGTTTGGAGCGGGAGAGTGAGGTGCAACGCACAGGTCCTGAACCTGGTGAGACGCAGGAGGAGCCCGGCCAGGAGGCACCCCACAGAGCCCAGTCCCTCCATGCACTGGACTCTTCCAATCCAAGCAGTGTAGTTCCACAACAGCGGATTAAGTGGCCCCCAGCCAGCAGCCGGAGCGAGTGGCAGAAGTTTGATGAGGATGTCTCCAACATCATACAAGCTGTGGCCAAAAGAGATGCCGACAACAGGCTTAAAACAATGACCACCATCATAGTCAGCTACGCCTCAGAAAGGTTCGGCCTGATCGAGAAGTGTAACAACAAGACCCCTTACACCATGAACCGCAGGGCCATGAAGATTCATCAACTGCGCCAGGAGCTCAGGAGCCTTAAGAAGCAGTTCAAGAACGCTGATGCGGAGGAGAAGCAAGCTTTAGAGGAACTGCATAACATCTTGCGGAAGAAGTTGATTACCCTCCGTAGAGCAGAATGGCACAGAAggcgaggaagagagagagccaggaaacgtgcagcttttattgctgatcCCTTTCGCTTTTCCAAACAATTGCTTGGGGTTAAGCGAAGTGGGCAGTTGGAGTGCTCAGCAGAGGAGGTGAATAACTTCCTTCATGAGACAATGAGTGACCCATTGAGGGAACAAGACTTGGGACCAAACAAAGCTCTCATCAACCCTGCCCCACCATCAGCAGAGTTCAAGTTGACGGAGCCAAGTTTGAAGGAGGTGTGTGAGGTCATCAAAGCAGCCCGCTCAGCATCCTCCCCAGGTCCCAGTGGCGTACCCTACCTTGTCTATAAGCGCTGCCCAGAGCTGCTTCGCCACCTGTGGAAGATCTTAAAGGTGATATGGCGAAGAGGGAGAGTTGCTGATCAGTGGAGGTGCGCAGAGGGAGTCTGGATTCCCAAAGAGGAGGATTCGAAAAACATAAACCAGTTTCGGAGCATCTCGCTATTGAGCGTGGAGGGGAAGGTGTTTTTTAGCGTTGTCTCCCGGAGATTGACCGAGTTTCTCCTTAGAAACAATTACATTGATCCATCAGTTCAGAAGGGGGGGATCCCAGGAGTTCCTGGTTGCCTAGAGCACACTGGTGTAGTTACACACCTTATAAGAGAAGCCCATGAGAACAGAGGCGACCTAGCTGTATTGTGGCTGGACCTGACTAATGCCTGTGGGTCTATCCCACACAAGCTGATTGGGCGTGCTCTACACCTCCACCATGTTCCCAGCAAAATCAAGCACCTGATCTTGGATTATTATGGCAATTTCAGACTGAGGGTCACTTCTGGGTCAGTGACTTCAGACTGGCATCGCCTCAGGAAAGGTATAATAACAGGCTGTACCATCTCAGTTACGCTCTTTGCCCTGGCAATGTACATGGTGGTAAAGGCCGCTGAGGTGGAGTGCAGAGGGCCGTTAACAAGGTCAGGTGTTCGTCAGCCCCCTATCAGAGCCTATATGGATGACCTCACCATTACAACATCATCAGTTCCCGGGTGTAGGTGGATCTTGCAAGGTCTTGAGAGTCTCATCTCAGGGGCAAGGATGAGTGTCAAACCTTCCAAGTCAAGATCTATGGTGCTGAAGAAGGGAAAGGTGACGGACAAGTTCCGGTTTTCAATCTCAGGAACTATAATCCCGTCCATAACGGAACAACCAGTCAAGAGCTTGGGAAAACTCTTTGACTCCAGCCTGAAAGACTCTACTGCTATTCAGAAGGCAAATGAGGAGCTGGGAGCGTGGCTTATTAAGGTGGATAAGTCCGGCCTGCCTGGAAGATTTAAAGCCTGGATCTACCAGCATTCAATCCTGCCCCGAATCCTGTGGCCCTTGCTTGTCTATACAGTTCCAATAACTACTGTGGAATCCCTTGAAAGAAAGATCAGTGGCTTTCTTCGTAAGTGGCTGGGACTTCCCCGCAGTCTCACCAGCGCTGCCTTGTATGGGACAAGCAACAGCGTGCAGTTACCCTTCAGTGGTCTCACAGAAGAGTTCAAGGTGGCTCGCACACGAGAAGCCCTACAGTACAGAGATTCTAAAGACTGCAAGGTGGCATTAGCAGGTATTGAGGTAAGGACAGGAAGAAAGTGGAAGGCTGAGAAGGCAGTTGAGGTGGCGGAGTCACGCCTAAGGCAGAAAACACTGATGGGGGTCTTAGCAACAGGGGGAGCAGGCTTGGGGTATGTCCCAAAGGCCCAGGTCAGCAGGGCACAGGGAAAGGAGAGACGCCAGCTACTCCAGGAAGAGGTCcgagcaggtgtggaggaggagcGAGTAAGTAGAGCTGTAGGCCTTAAGCGGCAGGGAGCATGGACAAGGTGGGAGAGCACCTTGCAGCGCAAGGTCACCTGGGCAAACATCATGCAGGCAGACTTCCACCGGATCCGATTCCTAGTGCAGGCAGTATACGACACTCTGCCAAGCCCAGCAAACCTCCATCTGTGGGGAAAGAGCGAGACACCTGCCTGTCCCCTGTGCTCTGGAAGAGGGACCCTAGAACACCTCCTTAGCAGCTGCCCAAGGGCCCTGGCCGATGGTCGGTATCGTTGGCGGCACGACCAGGTGCTCAGAGTAGTTGCTGAAAAGATTGCCTCAGCAATCAGCACCAGCAAGCATCATCATGCTCCGAGGAAGGCAATCTCTTTTATTAAGGCTGGAGAGAAACCCCAGGTGCGCCCACATTTGACAACTGGCCTCCTCAACACAGCCTCTGATTGGCAGCTACAGGCTGACCTGGGTAAACAACTAAAGTTCCCTCAGAACATTGCAAAAACATCACTCCGGCCAGACATGATAATTATTTCTGAGGCCTCAAAACAGCTGATCATGCTGGAACTCACAGTGCCCTGGGAAGAGCGGATTGAGGAGGCCAATGAAAGGAAACGAGGAAAGTACCAGGAACTAGTGCAGGAGTGCAGGGGAAGGGGCTGGAAGACTTTCTATGAGCCCATAGAAGTGGGTTGTAGGGGCTTTGCAGGACGATCACTCTGCAAAGCCCTAGGGCGGCTGGGCGTGGCTGGGGCAGCCAAGAAGAGGGCCATCCAGGCTGTGAGTGAAGCGGCAGAGAAAGCCACAAGGTGGCTGTGGATCAAGAGGGCTGATCCGTGGGTAGCTACTGGTACGCAAGTCGGGGCTTGA
- the hsd3b7 gene encoding 3 beta-hydroxysteroid dehydrogenase type 7: MSEHQRGLVYLLTGACGFLGQHLLRILLEKEDSLEEIRVFDKRVDPTLHDLSTERTRVVVIQGDITDYESVLEASRGTDVVIHTASLVDVWYKVPEPLIYSVNVTGTKNVIKACVECGIECLLYTSSMEVVGPNINGDHFKRGNEDTPYTVKHSMAYPKSKSEAEKIVLDANGTKVKGDKHLYTCSLRPTGIYGEGHQLIKDFYKQGVQRGGLIVGGIPDHVEHGRVYAGNVAWMHLLAAQALRERPEKVGGEAFYCYDDSPYKSYEDFNMVLFSEFNFRKARIPTMVLWFLAMFNDLMHWLLKPIYNYTPLLNSYTLAVVSTTFTVRTDKAERHFDYRPLYSWDECLARTKKWISTFPSENSKDC, encoded by the exons ATGTCGGAACACCAGCGGGGTCTTGTGTATCTGCTCACCGGTGCCTGTGGGTTTCTCGGCCAGCATTTACTGAGAATTCTCCTGGAAAAGGAGGACAGTCTAGAGGAGATACGGGTGTTTGACAAACGCGTAGATCCGACCTTGCATGATCTCAGCACAG AGCGGACAAGAGTGGTTGTCATTCAAGGAGATATCACGGATTATGAATCTGTGTTGGAGGCCTCCCGTGGAACCGATGTTGTCATCCACACAGCCAGCTTGGTTGATGTTTGGTACAAAGTCCCAGAGCCCCTCATCTACTCTGTCAACGTAACAG GAACAAAGAATGTCATCAAAGCCTGTGTGGAGTGCGGCATAGAGTGCCTCCTCTATACCAGCAGCATGGAAGTGGTCGGTCCCAACATCAATGGAGATCACTTTAAGAG GGGCAATGAAGACACACCTTATACAGTGAAACACAGCATGGCCTACCCCAAGAGCAAGTCAGAGGCAGAGAAAATTGTGCTTGATGCTAATGGCACCAAG GTTAAGGGTGATAAGCACTTATACACATGCTCACTGAGGCCAACGGGGATCTATGGCGAGGGGCACCAGCTAATAAAGGACTTCTATAAGCAGGGTGTTCAAAGGGGAGGCTTGATTGTTGGAGGCATCCCAGATCATGTTGAACACGGTCGAGTTTATGCAG GCAATGTTGCCTGGATGCATCTCCTTGCAGCCCAAGCTTTGAGAGAGCGCCCAGAGAAAGTTGGAGGAGAAGCGTTCTACTGCTACGATGACTCACCCTACAAAAGCTACGAAGATTTCAACATGGTGTTGTTCTCAGAGTTTAACTTTCGAAAGGCACGGATACCCACAATGGTGTTATGGTTTCTGGCCATGTTTAATGATTTGATGCACTGGTTACTAAAACCCATATACAACTACACGCCGCTGCTGAACAGTTACACCTTGGCCGTTGTTAGCACCACCTTCACAGTGCGCACCGACAAAGCTGAGCGTCATTTCGATTACCGCCCCTTGTACAGCTGGGATGAATGTCTGGCCCGCACAAAGAAATGGATTAGCACATTTCCTTCAGAAAACTCCAAAGACTGTTGA
- the LOC113021519 gene encoding uncharacterized protein LOC113021519 encodes MVKSKDIELIPEAVSVIDTSMTDICNIHDEIRKIQSPDIEMRRRCDVCMAISETARAKAQCLLEEDGDPNSIPWPDSESVYDSSSSSASSRITYKSRSISGMSKQSYLVTLQQRQEAAADVAATEEVIKIMKTQHQCEEEIRVLEVEDARKRAQFLTESTSIKTRLDEKRKEVELLRELQKRNAAQARLKVYAESVNSEDEDKSPVHSQVRQDSSVPQPSFPNVNSKPFIPSQVRAPQQIAPLRASVPQTAIRSANETPSTDLVRMLAEAIIANRIPIPEPPVFTGDPLQYNDWKLSFQTLVDRKNLPIQEKLFFLRKYVGGSAKKAIEGHFLVGTDTAYHAAWEILNDRFGDPFVIGKSYRDKIQSWPKINNKDTKDLREFADFLSSVESAIPYVQGLQVLHDCVENQRIAAKLPDWLSARWNRTVTEFQDEHRMFPDFSHFVKFLNKEARIACNPITSLPAIKPTEQDKHAFKDKPKRNYMLNAKSLSTSSSERTNVTCLFCKKPGHTLQKCRKIMDKSVEERVKFVQSEKLCFGCLKTGHNSKNCTSRSVCDKCQKPHPTCLHQDREKRDKEQRKNSQQQFKANQETEVSEVQEQVSNQVTSNRVVQQKSKGCTSSVVPVYVSTVDEPENEKLVYALLDTQSDTTFILKDTAQSLNAMLEPVKLKISTITSKTKVVSSSKLKDLQVRGIYSETRIKLPTSYTRDYIPANRSHIPTNKTAENWSHLKHLSKEMAPKLDCEVGLLIGYNCPQALLPLAVVSGDRDQPFAQKSLLGWSIIGYSDSEGDCEDEIGVSHRVIVRQVLPAVGPAHKLKTEVHFVSRNKVKEILTPAEILNVLEMDFVEKSVEEESMSQEDLLFLAKVKEGIKQRQDGHFEMPLPFRQERPDLPNNKLWAEHRLKCLERRLRKDERYYKDYVTFMQDIIKRGDAEKVPEAELNNQPAWYIPHHGVYHPQKPNKIRVVFDCSARFQNTSLNEHLLSGPDLTNTLVGVLCRFRKGRVAVMCDVERMFHQFHVAPKDQDYLRFLWWEDGNMEKSTSVFRMRVHLFGAASSPGCANFGFKHVAAQGENKFSEATVKFMQRIFYVDDGLVSVDSVQEAIQLVKEARELCATGKLHLHKFISNSKEVIAAIPKEECVAGATDLDLALGEPKIERALGVQWCVSSDTFQFRVIVKNNPFTRRGVLSTVASIFDPLGFVAPFILVGKKLLQRMCQEKLDWDEPLPEDLKPQWEAWLRDLQNLSSIKISRCYVPSTSDQVKQYELHSFSDASVTGYGVYSYLRTVTKFGEVQCTLVMEYRESDQVQNQVNGDMLPLNKILQITHHVES; translated from the exons ATGGTGAAGAGTAAAGACATTGAGTTAATACCTGAAGCTGTAAGTGTTATAGACACTAGTATGACTGACATCTGTAACATTCATGATGAGATCAGAAAAATACAAAGTCCTGATATTGAAATGCGCAGAAGATGTGATGTGTGCATGGCTATCAGTGAAACTGCCAGAGCAAAGGCTCAATGCCTTTTAGAAGAAGATGGTGATCCAAATAGTATACCCTGGCCTGATTCAGAGTCCGTGTATGACAGCAGTTCATCCAGTGCTTCTTCAAGGATCACATATAAGTCAAGGTCTATCTCTGGGATGTCAAAGCAATCATATCTGGTCACACTACAACAAAGACAAGAAGCTGCAGCTGATGTAGCAGCTACAGAAGAAgtcattaaaataatgaaaacacagcATCAGTGTGAGGAAGAAATCAGAGTACTTGAAGTTGAGGATGCAAGGAAAAGAGCTCAATTTCTAACTGAGAGCACCTCAATAAAGACAAGGTTAgatgaaaagagaaaggaagTGGAACTTTTGAGAGAATTGCAAAAGCGTAATGCAGCACAAGCAAGATTGAAAGTGTATGCTGAAAGTGTGAATAGTGAGGATGAAGACAAATCTCCTGTTCATTCCCAAGTAAGACAAGATAGTTCCGTCCCGCAACCAAGCTTTCCAAATGTGAACTCGAAACCATTCATCCCATCTCAAGTTAGAGCTCCGCAACAAATTGCACCTCTCCGAGCCTCTGTCCCTCAAACAGCAATTCGTAGTGCAAATGAAACGCCCTCCACTGATCTTGTAAGGATGCTCGCTGAAGCTATCATTGCAAACAGAATCCCAATCCCAGAGCCTCCAGTCTTCACAGGTGATCCACTGCAGTATAATGACTGGAAGTTGTCTTTTCAAACATTAGTTGACCGCAAGAATCTGCCAATTCAAGAAAAGCTATTCTTCCTGAGAAAGTATGTTGGAGGTTCAGCGAAGAAGGCTATTGAAGGACATTTTCTGGTTGGAACAGACACCGCTTATCATGCTGCCTGGGAGATACTcaacgacaggtttggagatcCCTTTGTGATAGGCAAATCATATCGTGACAAGATTCAGTCATGGCCAAAAATTAACAACAAAGACACTAAAGATCTACGTGAGTTTGCAGATTTTCTAAGCAGTGTTGAGTCAGCCATACCTTATGTTCAAGGTTTACAAGTTTTGCATGACTGCGTGGAAAATCAGAGGATAGCTGCAAAGCTGCCTGATTGGCTAAGTGCACGGTGGAACAGAACGGTGACAGAGTTTCAAGATGAACACAGAATGTTCCCAGATTTTAGTCATTTTGTCAAATTCCTGAATAAAGAAGCAAGAATTGCATGTAATCCTATCACTTCTCTGCCTGCAATAAAGCCGACTGAACAAGACAAGCATGCATTCAAAGACAAGCCCAAAAGAAACTACATGCTGAATGCTAAGTCACTTAGTACAAGCTCTAGTGAAAGgacaaatgtcacatgtctctTTTGTAAGAAACCTGGTCACACGCTTCAGAAATGTCGCAAGATAATGGACAAGTCAGTTGAAGAGAGAGTAAAGTTTGTGCAGTCTGAAAAACTGTGCTTTGGTTGCCTCAAGACTGGTCATAACTCTAAGAACTGCACTTCCAgaagtgtgtgtgacaaatgcCAAAAGCCTCACCCAACTTGTCTACatcaagacagagagaaaagagacaagGAACAAAGAAAGAATAGCCAACAACAATTTAAGGCTAACCAGGAAACAGAGGTTTCTGAAGTACAAGAGCAAGTATCTAACCAAGTTACAtccaacagagttgtgcaacaAAAGTCAAAAGGTTGTACTTCCTCAGTTGTCCCAGTTTATGTATCCACTGTGGATGAACCAGAGAATGAAAAGTTGGTGTATGCTTTGCTCGATACTCAAAGTGACACCACTTTCATCTTGAAAGACACAGCTCAGTCGCTCAACGCCATGTTAGAGCCAGTTAAACTCAAGATTTCCACTATAACGTCCAAAACAAAAGTTGTTTCAAGCAGCAAGTTAAAGGACTTACAAGTAAGAGGCATTTACTCTGAAACGAGAATCAAACTACCAACAAGCTATACCAGAGACTACATTCCTGCTAACAGATCACATATtcccacaaacaaaacagcagagaaCTGGtcacatttgaaacatttatcAAAGGAGATGGCTCCCAAGCTTGATTGTGAAGTTGGACTACTGATCGGATATAACTGTCCTCAAGCATTGCTCCCTCTAGCGGTGGTCAGTGGTGATCGAGACCAGCCATTTGCACAGAAATCTCTGCTTGGCTGGAGCATCATTGGCTACAGTGACTCTGAAGGTGATTGTGAAGATGAAATAGGAGTAAGCCATCGTGTTATTGTTAGACAAGTCTTGCCAGCTGTAGGACCAGCTCACAAGCTCAAAACGGAAGTTCACTTTGTAAGCAGAAACAAAGTCAAAGAAATACTTACTCCAGCCGAGATACTTAATGTGCTAGAGATGGACTTTGTTGAAAAAAGTGTTGAAGAAGAGTCAATGTCACAAGAAGATCTACTGTTTCTAGCCAAAGTAAAAGAAGGCATAAAACAAAGGCAAGATGGCCACTTTGAAATGCCACTACCCTTCAGACAAGAAAGACCTGACTTGCCAAACAACAAACTTTGGGCAGAACACAGACTGAAGTGTTTAGAAAGGCGTCTCAGAAAAGACGAGCGCTACTACAAGGACTACGTGACTTTCATGCAAGACATCATAAAGAGAGGTGACGCAGAGAAAGTGCCAGAGGCTGAGCTAAATAATCAACCAGCATGGTACATTCCTCACCATGGCGTCTACCATCCGCAGAAGCCAAATAAGATCCGCGTCGTCTTTGATTGCTCTGCAAGGTTCCAGAATACATCGCTCAACGAGCATCTCCTGTCAGGACCTGACCTCACAAATACTCTTGTTGGAGTTCTGTGTCGTTTCAGGAAAGGACGTGTAGCTGTCATGTGTGACGTGGAGCGCATGTTTCACCAGTTTCATGTTGCCCCAAAAGATCAAGATTACCTCCGATTCCTATGGTGGGAGGATGGTAACATGGAAAAGTCCACATCAGTGTTTCGCATGAGAGTCCACTTGTTTGGTGCAGCATCTTCACCAGGATGCGCAAACTTTGGATTCAAGCATGTCGCTGCGCAAGGTGAAAATAAGTTCAGTGAAGCCACGGTGAAGTTCATGCAACGCATCTTCTACGTGGACGACGGTTTGGTGAGTGTGGATTCAGTGCAAGAAGCTATTCAACTTGTAAAGGAAGCTAGAGAACTGTGTGCCACCGGTAAGCTGCACCTGCACAAGTTCATTAGCAACAGCAAGGAAGTGATTGCTGCTATCCCAAAGGAAGAATGTGTAGCAGGAGCAACTGATCTGGATCTGGCACTAGGAGAGCCAAAGATAGAAAGAGCCTTAGGGGTCCAATGGTGTGTAAGCTCAGACACCTTTCAATTCAGGGTGATTGTAAAGAATAACCCCTTCACTAGAAGAGGAGTGCTCTCGACAGTGGCCTCAATATTCGACCCACTTGGATTCGTCGCTCCGTTCATTTTAGTTGGTAAGAAACTCCTCCAAAGAATGTGTCAGGAAAAGCTGGACTGGGACGAGCCGCTTCCAGAAGATCTCAAGCCTCAATGGGAAGCTTGGCTCAGAGACCTCCAGAACCTGTCCTCCATAAAGATATCACGTTGTTATGTCCCATCAACATCTGACCAAGTGAAGCAGTATGAGTTACACAGCTTTTCTGATGCCAGTGTAACCGGTTATGGTGTGTACTCATACTTGAGAACAGTGACCAAGTTTGGAGAAGTACAGTGCACTCTTGTGATGG AATACAGAGAATCAGATCAAGTACAGAACCAAGTCAATGGCGATATGTTGCCTCTGAACAAAATCCTGCAGATCACGCATCACGTGGAGTCATGA